Proteins encoded in a region of the Microbacterium neungamense genome:
- the dnaA gene encoding chromosomal replication initiator protein DnaA, whose protein sequence is MSSAAQPDVPIWSTVLDRLAEDERVTPQLHGFLSLVVPAGVMSGVLYLDVPNDLTAAQINKRLRIPIMEALSNAGDEVTSYRTVVNHELADQPTAPISVPDFASPEPARHESPIEQPTPIRHESRLNPKYTFDNFVIGQSNRFAHAAAVAVAEAPAKAYNPLFIYGDSGLGKTHLLHAIGDYAQSLYAGVKVRYVSSEEFTNDFINSIANNRGAVFQARYRDVDILLIDDIQFLQGRAETQEAFFHTFNQLHDHNKQVVITSDVAPKHLTGFEDRMRSRFEWGLITDVQAPDLETRIAILRKKAQSEALHIPDEVLEYIATVVSSNIRELEGALIRVSAFASLNRSSLDISLAQTVLRDIIDTAEDNIISPTDIITATAQYFKLTVDDLYGSSRSQQIATARQIAMYLCRERTNLSLPKIGQLFGNRDHTTVMYAYKKISELMKERRSIYNQVTEITTQLGRR, encoded by the coding sequence ATGTCTTCTGCAGCCCAACCCGACGTCCCCATCTGGTCGACGGTTCTGGACCGCCTCGCTGAGGACGAGCGGGTCACCCCGCAGCTGCACGGCTTCCTCAGCCTCGTCGTCCCCGCCGGGGTGATGAGCGGCGTGCTGTACCTCGACGTGCCGAACGACCTGACCGCCGCGCAGATCAACAAGCGCCTCCGCATCCCGATCATGGAGGCGCTGTCCAACGCCGGCGACGAGGTGACCTCGTACCGGACCGTCGTCAACCACGAGCTCGCCGACCAGCCCACCGCTCCCATCTCCGTCCCCGACTTCGCCTCTCCGGAGCCGGCGAGGCACGAGTCCCCGATAGAGCAGCCCACGCCGATCCGTCACGAGTCGCGGCTGAACCCGAAGTACACCTTCGACAACTTCGTCATCGGCCAGTCCAACCGCTTCGCTCACGCCGCGGCCGTCGCCGTGGCCGAGGCGCCGGCCAAGGCGTACAACCCGCTGTTCATCTACGGCGACTCCGGCCTCGGCAAGACGCACCTGCTGCACGCCATCGGCGACTACGCGCAGTCGCTGTACGCGGGCGTCAAGGTGCGCTACGTCTCCAGCGAGGAGTTCACGAACGACTTCATCAACTCGATCGCCAACAACCGCGGCGCCGTGTTCCAGGCCCGCTACCGCGACGTCGACATCCTGCTGATCGACGACATCCAGTTCCTGCAGGGCCGGGCGGAGACGCAGGAGGCGTTCTTCCACACCTTCAACCAGCTGCACGACCACAACAAGCAGGTCGTGATCACCAGCGACGTCGCGCCCAAGCACCTCACCGGCTTCGAGGACCGGATGCGCAGCCGCTTCGAATGGGGTCTCATCACCGACGTGCAGGCGCCCGACCTGGAGACGCGCATCGCGATCCTCCGCAAGAAGGCGCAGAGCGAGGCCCTGCACATCCCCGACGAGGTGCTCGAGTACATCGCGACGGTCGTGTCGTCCAACATCCGCGAGCTCGAGGGCGCCCTCATCCGCGTCTCGGCGTTCGCGAGCCTGAACCGCTCGTCGCTGGACATCTCCCTGGCCCAGACGGTGCTGCGCGACATCATCGACACGGCCGAGGACAACATCATCTCGCCGACGGACATCATCACGGCCACCGCGCAGTACTTCAAGCTCACGGTCGACGACCTGTACGGCTCCAGCCGCTCGCAGCAGATCGCCACGGCCCGGCAGATCGCGATGTACCTGTGCCGTGAGCGCACGAACCTGTCCCTTCCGAAGATCGGTCAGCTGTTCGGCAACCGCGATCACACCACGGTGATGTACGCGTACAAGAAGATCAGCGAGCTCATGAAGGAGCGCCGCTCGATCTACAACCAGGTGACCGAGATCACCACCCAGCTCGGCCGCCGCTGA
- the dnaN gene encoding DNA polymerase III subunit beta, with the protein MRFQVNRDVFSEAVSFVVKLLPQRNPQPILAGVLIEASAEGLTLSAFDYEASARTTIEASVEEPGTILVHGRLLSDIASRLPNAPIEVAVEEDGGIAVTCGSARFTLAAMPVEEYPSIPEVSGSTGVVPAEDFGTAIAQVAFAASRDDVTPVLTGVQLEVSGTSLSLVATDRYRVSLRDVPWDGEGAEQTALVPARTLTEVGKTFAHAGNIEVAFSGAGDREIIAFTAGNKTVTSLLIKGNFPPVRRLFPEQTDHYAVINTADLIEAVRRVSLVLDRSAPLKFTFSTDTVTMDASGSEQARASESVDAHLTGGDEVTLGLNPQYLLEALSAVKSEFVRVTFTSSENANKLSPILVTSQTSVDQAGSDSFKYLLQPNLLLR; encoded by the coding sequence GTGAGGTTCCAGGTCAACCGCGATGTGTTCAGCGAAGCCGTGTCCTTCGTCGTCAAGCTGTTGCCTCAGCGCAACCCGCAGCCCATCCTCGCCGGCGTGCTCATCGAGGCATCCGCCGAGGGACTGACGCTCTCGGCGTTCGACTACGAGGCATCCGCGCGCACCACCATCGAGGCCTCGGTCGAGGAGCCTGGCACGATCCTGGTGCACGGGCGCCTGCTCTCCGACATCGCCAGCCGGCTCCCGAACGCCCCCATCGAGGTCGCGGTCGAGGAGGACGGCGGCATCGCGGTCACGTGCGGATCCGCGCGGTTCACGCTGGCGGCCATGCCGGTCGAGGAATATCCCTCGATCCCCGAGGTCTCCGGCTCCACCGGCGTCGTCCCCGCCGAGGATTTCGGCACCGCGATCGCCCAGGTCGCCTTCGCGGCCTCCCGCGACGACGTCACCCCCGTGCTCACCGGTGTGCAGCTCGAGGTCTCCGGCACCAGCCTGAGCCTCGTCGCCACCGACCGATACCGCGTCTCGCTGCGCGACGTGCCGTGGGATGGCGAGGGCGCGGAGCAGACCGCGCTCGTGCCGGCGCGCACCCTCACCGAGGTCGGCAAGACCTTCGCGCACGCCGGCAACATCGAGGTCGCCTTCTCCGGTGCCGGCGACCGCGAGATCATCGCGTTCACCGCCGGCAACAAGACCGTCACCTCTCTGCTGATCAAGGGGAACTTCCCGCCCGTGCGGCGCCTGTTCCCCGAGCAGACAGACCACTACGCGGTGATCAACACCGCCGACCTCATCGAGGCCGTCCGGCGCGTCTCCCTCGTGCTCGACCGCTCCGCTCCGCTGAAGTTCACCTTCAGCACCGACACCGTGACCATGGACGCCTCGGGCAGCGAGCAGGCCCGGGCATCCGAGTCCGTCGACGCGCACCTCACCGGCGGCGACGAGGTCACCCTCGGCCTGAACCCGCAGTACCTGCTCGAGGCGCTCAGCGCCGTGAAGAGCGAGTTCGTCCGCGTGACCTTCACGTCCTCGGAGAACGCCAACAAGCTCAGCCCGATCCTGGTGACGAGCCAGACCTCGGTGGACCAGGCCGGCTCCGACTCGTTCAAGTACCTCCTGCAGCCGAACCTGCTGCTGCGCTGA
- the recF gene encoding DNA replication/repair protein RecF (All proteins in this family for which functions are known are DNA-binding proteins that assist the filamentation of RecA onto DNA for the initiation of recombination or recombinational repair.): MIVEHLNLVDFRNYATADLRLHPGPNVLVGRNGQGKTNLAEAVVFLATLASHRVSSDAPMVRDGQEFAVIRARLAHAQRTVLVEVQLNRQGSNKARINGSPAKTNELPRYAHVVLFAPEDLQIVRGDPSARRRFADQLLIQRTPRMAAVLADYDRVLRQRTALLKSARARGIRGDALTTLDVWDDKLIALGSEIIHARLRLAEDLQQPLTDAYTAIAGADHRPELDWALSVRGGDPEEDAPAESPDVRGDIEELFRGALRTKRDTELDRGLTLVGPHRDDLVLRVRDLPVKGYASHGESWSVALALRLASAELLRAESPAGDPVLILDDVFAELDADRRRRLASLTSGYEQVIVTAAVEEDIPDALHRHVVRIHAGTITDEREDAG, encoded by the coding sequence GTGATTGTGGAGCACCTGAACCTGGTCGACTTCCGCAATTATGCGACCGCCGATCTCCGCCTGCATCCGGGCCCCAACGTGCTCGTCGGCCGCAACGGCCAGGGCAAGACGAACCTCGCCGAGGCGGTCGTCTTCCTCGCGACGCTCGCGTCGCACCGGGTGTCGTCGGATGCCCCGATGGTGCGCGACGGGCAGGAGTTCGCCGTCATCCGCGCCCGGCTCGCGCACGCCCAGCGCACCGTGCTCGTCGAGGTGCAGCTGAACCGGCAGGGCTCGAACAAGGCGCGCATCAACGGTTCGCCGGCGAAGACGAACGAGCTCCCCCGCTACGCCCACGTCGTGCTGTTCGCCCCCGAGGATCTGCAGATCGTGCGCGGCGACCCGTCCGCGCGGCGCCGGTTCGCCGATCAGCTGCTCATCCAGCGCACCCCGCGTATGGCCGCAGTGCTCGCCGACTACGACCGGGTGCTGCGCCAGCGCACCGCTCTGCTCAAGTCCGCGCGCGCCCGCGGCATCCGCGGCGACGCGCTCACCACCCTCGACGTGTGGGACGACAAGCTGATCGCGCTCGGCTCCGAGATCATCCACGCGCGGCTCCGCCTCGCCGAGGATCTGCAGCAGCCGCTGACGGATGCCTACACCGCGATCGCCGGCGCGGATCACCGTCCCGAGCTGGACTGGGCGCTGTCCGTCCGCGGCGGCGACCCCGAGGAGGACGCGCCGGCCGAATCCCCGGACGTCCGCGGCGACATCGAGGAGCTGTTCCGCGGCGCCCTGCGCACCAAGCGCGACACCGAGCTCGACCGCGGTCTCACCCTGGTCGGCCCGCACCGCGACGACCTCGTGCTCCGCGTCCGCGACCTGCCGGTGAAGGGCTACGCCTCGCACGGGGAGTCGTGGTCGGTCGCGCTCGCGCTGCGCCTGGCATCCGCCGAGCTGCTGCGGGCCGAGTCGCCGGCCGGCGACCCGGTGCTGATCCTCGACGACGTCTTCGCCGAGCTGGACGCCGACCGTCGGCGCCGGCTCGCCTCCCTCACCTCCGGGTACGAGCAGGTGATCGTGACCGCCGCGGTCGAGGAGGACATCCCCGACGCGCTGCACCGCCACGTGGTGCGGATCCACGCCGGGACGATCACGGATGAGCGCGAGGACGCGGGATGA
- a CDS encoding DUF721 domain-containing protein, whose protein sequence is MTEPETPETVATYLRLRGLKPSAKNWKRKRRITDDDENAPFTPGRDPGRLGDILDSFTKESGWEKTLAAEDLVRQWAELAGADTAKHSEPVSLERGILTVKCDSTAWAKNLQFMRAVILTEIGRRYPDAGVENLRFIGPDVPSWKWGPRVVPGRGPRDTYG, encoded by the coding sequence ATGACCGAGCCGGAGACCCCCGAGACCGTCGCCACCTACCTGCGCCTGCGCGGGCTGAAGCCGAGCGCGAAGAACTGGAAGCGCAAGCGGCGCATCACCGACGACGACGAGAACGCGCCGTTCACCCCCGGCCGAGACCCGGGCCGGCTCGGCGACATCCTCGACTCCTTCACCAAGGAGTCCGGATGGGAGAAGACCCTCGCCGCCGAGGATCTGGTGCGGCAGTGGGCCGAACTCGCCGGCGCCGACACCGCGAAGCACTCCGAGCCGGTGTCGCTCGAGCGCGGCATCCTCACCGTGAAGTGCGATTCGACGGCGTGGGCGAAGAACCTGCAGTTCATGCGGGCGGTGATCCTCACCGAGATCGGCAGGCGGTATCCGGATGCCGGCGTGGAGAACCTTCGGTTCATCGGACCGGATGTCCCGTCCTGGAAGTGGGGACCGCGAGTCGTCCCCGGACGGGGTCCACGGGACACCTACGGGTAG
- the gyrB gene encoding DNA topoisomerase (ATP-hydrolyzing) subunit B, with protein MTPETPADDNGSTTGGTPDPSTDSGSGATGSGATGSEASGSEANGAEANAKRVPGEYGADAIQILEGLEAVRKRPGMYIGSTGPRGLHHLVYEIVDNSVDEALAGYCDTIEVTILEDGGIRVVDNGRGIPVDPHSSDPTKSTVEVVLTILHAGGKFGGGGYAVSGGLHGVGSSVVNALSTRFEVEIKRQGHVWRHSFANGGVPQQSLEKGEETDETGTTITFWPDPAIFTETVDFDYDTLRTRFQQMAFLNKGLRITLRDERPDSAYEVEEEGTVVLKQPDDDFLYERGLVDYVEYLNRVRHAEVVNDEVIAFESEDTDRRISLEIAMQWTTGYTENVFTYANTINTHEGGTHEEGFRAALTSLVNRYARANNILKEKEDNLSGEDVREGLTAVISIKLGEPQFEGQTKTKLGNTEARAFVQKVVNDQLGDWFERNPNQAKNVIRKAIDAATARIAARKARETARRKSVFESAAMPDKLKDCTSKDPSISEIFLVEGDSAGGSAVQGRDPHTQAILALRGKILNVERARLDKALGNKEVQAMIQAFGTGIGEDFDIEKARYHKIVLMADADVDGQHITTLLLTLLFRYMRGLIEAGFVYLAMPPLYRLKWTNAPHEYVYSDAERDALLRDGLANGKRIPKDAGIQRYKGLGEMNAKELWETTMDHTTRTLRQVTIDDAAAADEIFSVLMGEDVESRRTFIQRNAKDVRFLDI; from the coding sequence ATGACGCCTGAAACCCCCGCTGACGACAACGGATCGACGACCGGGGGCACCCCCGACCCTTCGACGGACTCAGGCTCCGGGGCAACGGGCTCCGGGGCGACGGGCTCCGAGGCTTCGGGCTCGGAGGCGAACGGCGCGGAGGCGAACGCGAAGCGCGTGCCCGGCGAGTACGGCGCCGACGCGATCCAGATCCTGGAGGGCCTCGAGGCCGTCCGCAAGCGCCCGGGCATGTACATCGGCTCGACCGGCCCGCGCGGCCTGCACCACCTGGTGTACGAGATCGTCGACAACTCCGTCGACGAGGCGCTGGCCGGCTACTGCGACACCATCGAGGTCACGATCCTCGAGGACGGCGGCATCCGCGTCGTCGACAACGGTCGCGGCATCCCGGTCGACCCGCACTCCTCCGACCCGACCAAGTCCACGGTCGAGGTGGTCCTCACGATCCTGCATGCCGGCGGCAAGTTCGGCGGCGGCGGATACGCGGTCTCGGGCGGTCTGCACGGCGTCGGCTCCTCCGTGGTGAACGCGCTCTCCACCCGGTTCGAGGTCGAGATCAAGCGCCAGGGTCACGTCTGGCGGCACAGCTTCGCGAACGGCGGCGTGCCGCAGCAGTCTCTCGAGAAGGGGGAGGAGACCGACGAGACCGGCACCACGATCACGTTCTGGCCGGACCCGGCGATCTTCACCGAGACCGTCGACTTCGACTACGACACGCTGCGCACCCGCTTCCAGCAGATGGCGTTCCTGAACAAGGGGCTGCGGATCACGCTGCGCGACGAGCGTCCGGACTCCGCGTACGAGGTGGAGGAGGAGGGCACTGTCGTCCTCAAGCAGCCGGACGACGACTTCCTCTACGAGCGCGGCCTCGTCGACTACGTCGAGTACCTGAACCGGGTGCGTCATGCCGAGGTGGTCAACGACGAGGTCATCGCCTTCGAGTCGGAGGACACCGACCGGCGCATCTCGCTCGAGATCGCGATGCAGTGGACCACGGGCTACACCGAGAACGTGTTCACCTATGCGAACACGATCAACACGCACGAGGGCGGAACGCACGAGGAGGGCTTCCGCGCGGCGCTGACCAGCCTGGTCAACCGGTACGCCCGCGCGAACAACATCCTCAAGGAGAAGGAGGACAACCTCTCCGGCGAGGATGTGCGCGAGGGTCTCACCGCGGTCATCTCGATCAAGCTCGGCGAACCGCAGTTCGAAGGCCAGACCAAGACCAAGCTGGGCAACACCGAGGCGCGCGCGTTCGTGCAGAAGGTCGTGAACGACCAGCTCGGCGACTGGTTCGAACGCAACCCGAACCAGGCGAAGAACGTCATCCGCAAGGCGATCGACGCGGCCACCGCCCGCATCGCGGCCCGCAAGGCGCGCGAGACCGCCCGCCGCAAGAGCGTCTTCGAGTCGGCCGCGATGCCCGACAAGCTCAAGGACTGCACCAGCAAGGACCCGTCGATCAGCGAGATCTTCCTGGTCGAGGGCGACTCGGCCGGCGGCTCGGCGGTGCAGGGCCGCGACCCGCACACCCAGGCGATCCTGGCGCTGCGCGGCAAGATCCTGAACGTCGAGCGCGCGCGCCTCGACAAGGCCCTCGGCAACAAGGAGGTCCAGGCGATGATCCAGGCCTTCGGCACGGGCATCGGCGAGGACTTCGACATCGAGAAGGCCCGCTACCACAAGATCGTGCTGATGGCGGATGCCGACGTCGACGGTCAGCACATCACGACGCTGCTGCTCACGCTGCTGTTCCGCTACATGCGCGGGCTCATCGAGGCCGGTTTCGTCTACCTCGCGATGCCGCCGCTGTACCGGCTGAAGTGGACGAACGCGCCGCACGAGTACGTGTACTCGGATGCCGAGCGCGATGCGCTGCTGCGCGACGGCCTGGCGAACGGCAAGCGGATCCCGAAGGATGCCGGCATCCAGCGCTACAAGGGTCTCGGCGAGATGAACGCCAAGGAGCTGTGGGAGACCACCATGGACCACACCACCCGCACGCTCCGCCAGGTGACCATCGACGACGCCGCGGCCGCGGACGAGATCTTCAGCGTGCTGATGGGCGAGGACGTCGAATCCCGCCGCACCTTCATCCAGCGCAACGCCAAGGACGTCCGCTTCCTCGACATCTGA
- the gyrA gene encoding DNA gyrase subunit A: MTDEERPDPNAAHEHGRIDQVDLQAEMQRSYLDYAMAVIVGRALPDVRDGLKPVHRRVIYGMYDGGFRPDKSFSKCARVVGEVMGQYHPHGDSAIYDALVRLVQPWSMRYPLALGQGNFGSPGNMGAAAPRYTETKMAPLALEMVRDIEEETVDFSDNYDGQTKEPDVLPSRFPNLLVNGSVGIAVGMATNIPPHNLREVADAALWALEHPDLPREELLEGLIQRIPGPDFPTGAQILGTKGIHEAYRTGRGSITMRAVVEVEEIQGRTCLVITELPYQVNPDNLAVKIGELARDGKITGIADIRDESSDRTGQRLVVVLKRDAVAKVVLNNLYKHTQLQENFGANMLAIVDGVPRTLALDGFIMHWLEHQLDVIVRRTRFRLRKAEERMHILRGYLKALDALDEVIALIRRSPTVDDAREGLKKLLDIDNLQADAILQMQLRRLAALERQKIIDEATELEAQIAEYNAIIADPARQRAIIREELTEIVDRFGDERRTHILHGFDGDMSMEDLIPEEEMVVTVTREGYIKRTRSDNYRSQHRGGKGIKGAQLRADDIVEHFFVTTTHHWLLFFTDKGRVYRAKAYEVPEAGRDAKGTHVANLLALQPDEKIAQILDIPDYKAAEYLVLATRGGLVKKTRLGDYDTNRQGGVIAIRLREGDELVSALLVDKTDDILLISRNGMSLRFNATDEALRPMGRATEGVKGMSFRGDDTLLSASVATEDGYVFVVTDGGYAKRTAVSEYRVQGRGGLGIKVAKLNDDRGVLAGGLIVSEDDEVLVVLSSGKVVRSAVAEVPAKGRDTMGVVFARTTADDRILAIARNTERGLGEDEAESGPETSETTPTPEETDA, encoded by the coding sequence ATGACTGACGAAGAACGCCCCGACCCGAACGCCGCACACGAGCACGGCCGGATCGACCAGGTCGACCTGCAGGCGGAGATGCAGCGGTCGTACCTCGACTACGCCATGGCCGTCATCGTCGGCCGCGCCCTGCCCGACGTCCGCGACGGGCTGAAGCCGGTGCACCGCCGCGTCATCTACGGCATGTACGACGGCGGCTTCCGCCCCGACAAGTCGTTCTCGAAGTGCGCCCGCGTGGTCGGCGAGGTGATGGGTCAGTACCACCCGCACGGCGACTCGGCGATCTACGACGCCCTGGTCCGCCTCGTCCAGCCGTGGTCGATGCGCTACCCGCTGGCCCTCGGCCAGGGCAACTTCGGCTCCCCCGGCAACATGGGCGCCGCCGCCCCCCGGTACACCGAGACCAAGATGGCTCCGCTCGCGCTGGAGATGGTGCGCGACATCGAAGAGGAGACCGTCGACTTCTCCGACAACTACGACGGGCAGACCAAGGAGCCGGACGTCCTGCCGTCCCGCTTCCCGAACCTCCTCGTCAACGGGTCGGTGGGCATCGCCGTCGGCATGGCCACGAACATCCCGCCGCACAACCTGCGCGAGGTGGCGGATGCCGCGCTGTGGGCGCTGGAGCACCCCGACCTCCCGCGCGAGGAGCTGCTGGAGGGCCTGATCCAGCGCATCCCCGGTCCCGACTTCCCCACCGGCGCGCAGATCCTGGGCACCAAGGGCATCCACGAGGCCTACCGCACCGGCCGCGGCTCCATCACGATGCGCGCGGTCGTCGAGGTGGAGGAGATCCAGGGCCGCACCTGCCTTGTCATCACCGAGCTGCCGTACCAGGTGAACCCGGACAACCTCGCCGTGAAGATCGGCGAGCTGGCCCGCGACGGCAAGATCACCGGCATCGCCGACATCCGCGACGAGTCCTCCGATCGCACCGGCCAGCGCCTCGTCGTCGTCCTGAAGCGGGACGCGGTCGCGAAGGTCGTGCTGAACAACCTGTACAAGCACACCCAGCTGCAGGAGAACTTCGGCGCCAACATGCTGGCGATCGTCGACGGCGTGCCGCGCACGCTCGCTCTCGACGGCTTCATCATGCACTGGCTGGAGCACCAGCTCGACGTCATCGTGCGCCGAACCCGGTTCCGGCTGCGCAAGGCCGAGGAGCGGATGCACATCCTGCGCGGCTACCTGAAGGCGCTCGACGCCCTCGACGAGGTGATCGCGCTGATCCGCCGCTCCCCCACGGTCGACGACGCGCGCGAGGGACTGAAGAAGCTCCTCGACATCGACAATCTGCAGGCCGACGCGATCCTGCAGATGCAGCTGCGCCGCCTCGCGGCCCTCGAGCGGCAGAAGATCATCGACGAGGCCACCGAGCTCGAGGCGCAGATCGCCGAGTACAACGCGATCATCGCGGACCCGGCCCGTCAGCGCGCCATCATCCGCGAGGAGCTCACCGAGATCGTCGACCGCTTCGGCGACGAGCGCCGCACGCACATCCTGCACGGCTTCGACGGCGACATGTCGATGGAGGACCTCATCCCCGAGGAGGAGATGGTGGTCACCGTCACCCGCGAGGGGTACATCAAGCGCACCCGCAGCGACAACTACCGCTCCCAGCACCGCGGCGGCAAGGGCATCAAGGGCGCCCAGCTGCGCGCCGACGACATCGTCGAGCACTTCTTCGTCACCACCACCCACCACTGGCTGCTGTTCTTCACCGACAAGGGCCGGGTGTACCGCGCCAAGGCGTACGAGGTGCCCGAGGCCGGCCGCGACGCGAAGGGCACGCACGTGGCGAACCTGCTCGCGCTGCAGCCCGACGAGAAGATCGCGCAGATCCTCGACATCCCGGACTACAAGGCGGCCGAGTACCTCGTGCTCGCCACCCGCGGGGGACTGGTCAAGAAGACGCGCCTGGGCGACTACGACACCAACCGCCAGGGCGGCGTCATCGCCATCCGTCTGCGCGAGGGCGACGAGCTCGTCAGCGCGCTGCTGGTCGACAAGACCGACGACATCCTGCTCATCTCGCGCAACGGCATGTCGCTGCGCTTCAACGCCACCGACGAGGCGCTGCGCCCGATGGGCCGCGCCACCGAGGGCGTGAAGGGGATGAGCTTCCGCGGCGACGACACCCTGCTCTCGGCATCCGTCGCCACCGAGGACGGATACGTGTTCGTCGTCACCGACGGCGGCTACGCGAAGCGCACGGCGGTGTCGGAGTACCGGGTCCAGGGACGCGGCGGACTGGGCATCAAGGTCGCCAAACTCAACGACGATCGCGGGGTGCTCGCGGGCGGTCTCATCGTCTCCGAGGACGACGAGGTCTTGGTGGTTCTGTCCAGCGGCAAGGTGGTACGCTCTGCCGTGGCCGAGGTGCCCGCCAAGGGCCGCGACACCATGGGTGTCGTCTTCGCCCGGACCACAGCGGACGACAGGATTCTCGCGATCGCGCGGAACACCGAGCGCGGCCTCGGAGAGGACGAGGCGGAATCCGGCCCCGAGACCTCCGAGACCACCCCGACCCCTGAGGAAACAGACGCATGA
- a CDS encoding DUF3566 domain-containing protein — MSTVADKLAKKSTRKTTGKQVRLRLVYVDFWSAVKLSFLGAVALAIVTMVSFFLIYLVLQATSVLAQASEFLSTMTGGEIELTSLIGLPRVMAFAAVVSILNLIVFTVLGAVAAGIYNLAVKVTGGLLVGFMSN, encoded by the coding sequence ATGAGCACGGTAGCCGACAAGCTGGCGAAGAAGTCCACGCGCAAGACCACCGGCAAGCAGGTGCGCCTCCGCCTGGTCTACGTCGACTTCTGGTCGGCTGTGAAGCTGTCGTTCCTCGGCGCCGTCGCGCTGGCGATCGTCACCATGGTCTCCTTCTTCCTCATCTATCTCGTGCTGCAGGCGACGAGCGTGCTGGCCCAGGCCAGCGAGTTCCTGAGCACCATGACCGGGGGGGAGATCGAGCTCACGTCGCTGATCGGGCTGCCGCGGGTGATGGCGTTCGCGGCGGTCGTCTCCATTCTGAACCTCATCGTGTTCACGGTCCTGGGCGCTGTCGCAGCCGGCATCTACAACCTCGCGGTCAAGGTCACGGGCGGGCTGCTCGTGGGCTTCATGTCGAACTGA
- a CDS encoding DUF4097 domain-containing protein: MNATGTTRAGLTTITVLTAVVGGAVLTTTGASAAVTAGFQLSSTDQTRAVDVDGVEAIDVEVGGADLTVRFGDGDQARLEVSGPDARGWSLRADGGELVVHGPDRGWSWFGPDWLRGGTTATLTLPAELAGADLGLDLQAGRIDAEGEFGVVRIDVGAGSLNLEGAATALDAEVNAGRADISLAGVREADYRVSAGRLRAELTSAPDAVTAEVSAGSLDLTVPDEEYDVRLERTAGSIDSELRSSPDARRTITATVAAGSIDLHRED, translated from the coding sequence ATGAACGCGACCGGAACCACCAGAGCCGGGCTCACCACGATCACGGTCCTCACCGCCGTCGTGGGCGGGGCGGTGCTCACGACCACCGGTGCCTCGGCGGCCGTGACCGCCGGGTTCCAGCTGAGCAGCACCGACCAGACGCGCGCCGTGGACGTCGACGGCGTGGAGGCGATCGACGTCGAGGTCGGCGGCGCCGACCTGACCGTGCGCTTCGGCGACGGAGATCAGGCGCGGCTCGAAGTGAGCGGACCGGATGCCCGGGGCTGGTCGCTCCGCGCCGACGGCGGCGAACTCGTCGTGCACGGGCCCGACCGCGGCTGGAGCTGGTTCGGTCCGGACTGGCTGCGCGGTGGCACCACCGCCACCCTGACGCTGCCCGCCGAGCTGGCCGGCGCGGATCTCGGCCTCGACCTGCAGGCGGGGCGGATCGATGCGGAGGGCGAGTTCGGCGTCGTCCGCATCGACGTCGGCGCCGGGTCGCTGAACCTGGAGGGCGCCGCGACCGCGCTCGACGCCGAGGTCAACGCCGGCCGCGCGGACATCAGCCTCGCCGGCGTCCGCGAGGCGGACTACCGGGTCTCCGCCGGCCGCCTGCGCGCCGAGCTCACCTCGGCGCCGGATGCCGTCACCGCCGAGGTCTCCGCCGGGTCCCTCGATCTCACCGTGCCCGACGAGGAGTACGACGTGCGTCTGGAGCGCACCGCCGGGTCGATCGACAGCGAGCTTCGCTCGTCCCCGGACGCCCGACGGACCATCACCGCGACCGTCGCGGCGGGCAGCATCGACCTGCACCGGGAGGACTGA